The DNA sequence ATCCAAGTCCCTTTTACGTGATTATTATTTATTTCATTGCCTATCCAAATATTGCTCACACCGTTTGATAATAAATTCAAACAAGAATTAATTTTTGGAATCATTCCGTTATTAATTTCACCGGTTGAAATTCCGTTTTTAAGTTCATTAGCGGAAAGAGAATTTTGATATTTTCCGTTTAGGATTACGCCTTCAATATCGGAAACAAAAAATACAGAATCAGCTTTAAGTAATTTTGCAATTGCACCGGCGAATAAATCTGCATTAACATTCATTAAATTGCCATCTTTGTCTCTGCAAATACTTGAGAAAACCGGAAGCACTTCGTCTTTCAATAAATCTTTAATCCATTTTGCATCATCAAGATTTGAAATTGGGTTTCCGACAAATCCCAATTTATCATTTACATATTCTGCGATAAATGAATCCATATCAATTCCATTTAAACCAATTGCTTTGATTCTATGTTTGTGTAAATATGCTGTTAGTTTACTGTTTATTAATCCGCCTTGAACCGCCGCGGTAATTTCCATAGTTTCTTTGCAAGTAATTCTTTGTCCTTCAAAAAAATCAGATTTTATTCCCATTTTTTCAGCCCATTCGGTTATTAATTTTCCGCCGCCGTGAATTAAAATAACCGAAGAATATTTTTGTTGTAAATTTTTAATAAGATTTACACCAGCCATTGTTGATGTAAATTCTTCTAAATATTTACCGCTGATTTTTACAATTGCTAAATTCATAATATTTCTCTTAAGTTCTGTAGTGAGCGTTAATTTTAATATATTGTTCGGAGTAATCGCAAGTCCACCAAGTTGTGTTTGCGTTACCATCATTTAAATCAAGAGTAATTGTAATTTCTTTATTCTCTAAAATTTTTGCAGCTTCTTTTTCAACATCATTGATTTTATAATTTGGCGACATTAAAACTAAATCATCAAAGTAAAGTGTAACTTTTTCCGGTTGAATATTTGCACCGGAACTACTTGCTGCAGAAATAACTCTTCCCCAATTTGGATCACCGCCATTTATTGCAGTTTTAACAAGAGGAGAATTTGCAATAGCTTTCGCAATTATATTTGCATCTTTATCTGTTGGCGCATTTGTAATATTTAGTGTAATAAATTTTGTTGCGCCTTCACCATCTGCAACAATTGATTTAGCCATTTTAATTGATAAATCTTTTAGTGCTGAAACAAATATTTGATAATCTTCGGAATTTTCTAAAACCTCAACATTGCTCAATCCGTTTGCCAATAATAAAACCATATCGTTTGTACTTGTTTCGCCATCGACAGAAATTTTGTTATAAGAATCATTTACGGATTCCGTTAAAGCAGATTGCAATAATGATTTCGAAATTTTTGCATCAGTTGTAACAAATCCCAACATAGTTGCCATATTCGGCATAATCATTCCGCTGCCTTTTGCAATTCCGCCAATTATAATTTCACCTTTGGAAAGTTCAACTTTTACGGCAAAATTTTTCTTTGACAAATCTGTTGTCATAATTGCTTCTGCGGCAAGTAATCCGCCATCATCATTTAAATTTTCTTTTAATTGTGGAAGTGAATTTTTAATTGTATCAACATTAAGTTTTAAACCAATTACTCCGGTTGAGCTTACCAAAACTTCATTTTGATTAATTCCTAAAATTTCCGCACAACTTTTTTGAACTGCCAACGCATCTAAATGTCCGTCAACTCCGGTGCATGCATTTGCGTTTCCGGAATTACAAATAATTGCTTTAACCGTTGAATTATTATCTGTAATATTTTTCGAAATTGTTACCGGTGCCGCAGCAGCTTTATTCAATGTGTAAACTCCGGCAGATATTGCGGGGACTTCAGAATAAATTAACGCTAAATCTTTATTCTTCTTTTTTAATCCGCAATGAATTCCGGATGCTTGAAATCCTTTTGCAGAAGTGACAGATCCATTTTCAATATAAGTTATTTTGGTTTCCACTTCGGTAATTGTTGAGTTAGACATTTTCAAATTCTTCCTTAAAACTTTTTATTCCCAATGATTCTTTCCAGCCGAAAATTTTATTCATATTTTGAACAGCTTGACCGGAAGCTCCTTTAATTAAATTATCGATTGCGGCTGTAACAATTATTTTACTTTTTGCAACTTTAACATTTATATCGCAATAATTTGTACCAATAACCCATTTTAATTCGGGAGGTGAATTTCTCAATCTTACAAATTCCTTTTGCTGATATTGATTTGTAAAAATTTCATCAATTTCATTTTGCTGAATTTTTGAATTAAGATGAAAAATTGTAGTTGAATAAATTCCGCTGAAAACCGGAAGCAAATGTGTTGTTAAAGAATATTCAATATTGGAATTATATTTTTTCAATTCTTGTTCAATTTCAACTTCATGTCTGTGAGTTCCAACATTATAAGCTTTAACGCTGTTGTAATTTTCTGCAAAGAGCAAATCGGTAGAAGCCTTTTTTCCCGCTCCGCTTAATCCGGAGTAAGAAACCGTTGAAATACTTTGAATATTATTTCCATAATTTTTAACTATTGGAATTGATGAAAGCAAAGCGGCAGTTGGGTAACATCCGGGATTTGCAATTAAATTTGTTGAATAATTTGCAAAAATATCTGCCAGACCATAAATTTTTGAATTCAATAATTCCGAAGAAGTGTGTTCCAATCCGTAAGTTTGTTGAAATAAATCCGCATTATCTAATCTAAAATCTGCACCAAGATCAATAACTTTTTTATTTGCATCAATTAAACTTGGAATGTATTTGAAAGATTCTCCGTGCGGCAAAGCGAAAAAATAAACATCATGGGATAAATCTAAATTCTCAATACTTTTTATAATTTGATTATCAACTTCACCAACAAAATCCGGAAAAATATCATGAATTGTTTGCGATGCACTTTTATTTGCATAAATATAAAACTCACCAACATTTGGATGCTGGCTGCAAAACTTTACAATATATTTTCCCGTGTAACCGGAACCACCAATGATACCGACCGAAATCATTTCTTCCCTTTTAAAATTTTTTGAATTAATTAAATTGACGATATGTAAAATTATTCCCCCTAAATGGGGCGCGGCGGTGTTACACGTAGACTTTCAAATCTTGAAAGAAAGTTAACTTTTGCGGTATGATATTTTGTAAAATTCATGTAGGAAATATTCGAAAAAAAATATTATCTAATCAAGAAAAAATTGTGTAAAAATTCATCTCTAACATCATTAGTATGTTATTTATGCAATAAGGCGTAACAATATTCATAAATATTATTTTGTTATTGTTTTTCATTTGGGATTATTTCAAAAAAAAACAATAATTCTATAATCTTAATAGAATCATTTTAATAATTTGCATTTTCTTA is a window from the Ignavibacteriota bacterium genome containing:
- a CDS encoding N-acetyl-gamma-glutamyl-phosphate reductase: MISVGIIGGSGYTGKYIVKFCSQHPNVGEFYIYANKSASQTIHDIFPDFVGEVDNQIIKSIENLDLSHDVYFFALPHGESFKYIPSLIDANKKVIDLGADFRLDNADLFQQTYGLEHTSSELLNSKIYGLADIFANYSTNLIANPGCYPTAALLSSIPIVKNYGNNIQSISTVSYSGLSGAGKKASTDLLFAENYNSVKAYNVGTHRHEVEIEQELKKYNSNIEYSLTTHLLPVFSGIYSTTIFHLNSKIQQNEIDEIFTNQYQQKEFVRLRNSPPELKWVIGTNYCDINVKVAKSKIIVTAAIDNLIKGASGQAVQNMNKIFGWKESLGIKSFKEEFENV
- the argJ gene encoding bifunctional glutamate N-acetyltransferase/amino-acid acetyltransferase ArgJ, whose product is MSNSTITEVETKITYIENGSVTSAKGFQASGIHCGLKKKNKDLALIYSEVPAISAGVYTLNKAAAAPVTISKNITDNNSTVKAIICNSGNANACTGVDGHLDALAVQKSCAEILGINQNEVLVSSTGVIGLKLNVDTIKNSLPQLKENLNDDGGLLAAEAIMTTDLSKKNFAVKVELSKGEIIIGGIAKGSGMIMPNMATMLGFVTTDAKISKSLLQSALTESVNDSYNKISVDGETSTNDMVLLLANGLSNVEVLENSEDYQIFVSALKDLSIKMAKSIVADGEGATKFITLNITNAPTDKDANIIAKAIANSPLVKTAINGGDPNWGRVISAASSSGANIQPEKVTLYFDDLVLMSPNYKINDVEKEAAKILENKEITITLDLNDGNANTTWWTCDYSEQYIKINAHYRT
- the argB gene encoding acetylglutamate kinase produces the protein MNLAIVKISGKYLEEFTSTMAGVNLIKNLQQKYSSVILIHGGGKLITEWAEKMGIKSDFFEGQRITCKETMEITAAVQGGLINSKLTAYLHKHRIKAIGLNGIDMDSFIAEYVNDKLGFVGNPISNLDDAKWIKDLLKDEVLPVFSSICRDKDGNLMNVNADLFAGAIAKLLKADSVFFVSDIEGVILNGKYQNSLSANELKNGISTGEINNGMIPKINSCLNLLSNGVSNIWIGNEINNNHVKGTWIVN